The Thermocrinis ruber genome has a window encoding:
- a CDS encoding rhomboid family intramembrane serine protease has product MIPLKDINPSRSFPIVNLAIILICSVIWLYEVSLEKYEFNDFIYNFGLVPAEAFSKPYQLFTHMFLHGSWFHIIGNMWFLWVFGDNVEDRLGKFKYLLFYVMCGLGAAVIQSLVSFLTGAVHVPMVGASGAISGVLGAYLYLFPHARILALVPVFFFMTFMELPAVFFIGMWVFIQIINGLITLPFAGMGGVAWFAHIGGFFVGYKLVRVFYRRRSYW; this is encoded by the coding sequence ATGATCCCTCTAAAGGATATAAACCCAAGCAGAAGCTTTCCAATCGTCAATTTAGCCATCATCCTTATTTGCTCTGTAATATGGCTATATGAGGTAAGTTTGGAAAAGTATGAGTTTAACGACTTTATTTATAACTTTGGTTTGGTACCGGCAGAAGCTTTTTCCAAACCCTACCAGTTGTTTACCCACATGTTTTTACATGGAAGTTGGTTTCACATCATCGGCAATATGTGGTTTTTGTGGGTTTTTGGAGATAATGTGGAAGATCGTTTAGGAAAGTTTAAATATCTGCTGTTTTATGTGATGTGTGGTCTTGGTGCGGCGGTTATTCAATCCCTTGTTAGTTTTTTAACGGGTGCGGTGCACGTGCCTATGGTAGGTGCCAGCGGGGCTATAAGTGGGGTACTGGGGGCATACCTTTATCTTTTCCCACATGCCCGCATTCTTGCCCTTGTGCCCGTTTTCTTTTTTATGACCTTTATGGAATTACCGGCGGTATTTTTTATAGGTATGTGGGTGTTCATTCAGATTATAAACGGACTGATTACACTGCCCTTTGCAGGTATGGGTGGAGTAGCTTGGTTTGCCCACATAGGTGGATTTTTTGTAGGCTACAAACTCGTTAGAGTGTTTTACAGGAGAAGGTCATATTGGTAG
- a CDS encoding mechanosensitive ion channel family protein produces the protein MFVRRLFFGFIKKSSHDYAVMLLRVLRLPSLFWAIIISLYLTVELNPGQLSGYSSVVEKVLISLLILSITSFFSNLLPELLQVYISKANLKFPRTGIVFVIIKLFVFILGVITLLSYFGIQVAHFITTLGIAGLAVSLALQGTLSNIFSGLNLIASRQIEVGDFIRLENGEEGYVEDITWMNTVIRRRDNNLVVVPNSRLVNSIVINYGKPTPSMNITVSVVIPYSSDLEKAERLALEVAREVQKTVEGADPSFEPSVRYSAFTEFGITLNITLRVLNPDSQFLIRHEFIKRLKKAYEREGIAFIQLLVPPFRSA, from the coding sequence TTGTTCGTTAGAAGGCTATTTTTTGGCTTTATAAAAAAATCTTCCCACGACTATGCGGTAATGCTTCTTCGGGTACTCCGCCTACCTTCTTTGTTTTGGGCAATTATTATTAGCCTTTACCTTACGGTAGAGCTCAACCCTGGGCAACTTTCGGGGTACTCCTCGGTAGTAGAAAAGGTTTTAATATCCCTATTGATCCTTTCTATAACCTCGTTTTTTTCTAATCTTCTTCCCGAACTTTTGCAGGTTTATATTTCAAAGGCAAACTTAAAATTTCCCAGAACTGGTATTGTCTTTGTGATAATTAAACTGTTCGTCTTTATTTTGGGTGTTATAACCCTCCTGTCCTATTTTGGCATTCAGGTAGCCCATTTTATAACTACCCTGGGCATTGCTGGACTTGCGGTCTCCCTTGCCCTTCAGGGCACGCTTTCTAACATCTTTTCCGGGCTTAACCTAATTGCCAGCAGACAGATTGAAGTGGGAGATTTTATTAGGTTAGAAAACGGTGAAGAAGGTTATGTGGAAGACATAACATGGATGAACACAGTCATTAGGAGGAGGGACAACAACCTTGTGGTGGTGCCAAACTCCCGTTTGGTTAACTCCATAGTAATAAACTACGGAAAACCAACGCCCTCAATGAACATTACAGTTTCCGTTGTGATCCCATATTCTTCGGACCTTGAAAAAGCAGAAAGGCTCGCCTTAGAGGTTGCAAGGGAGGTGCAAAAAACCGTTGAAGGTGCAGACCCAAGCTTTGAGCCATCCGTGCGCTACAGTGCCTTTACAGAGTTTGGGATCACCTTAAACATCACTCTTAGAGTTCTTAACCCAGACAGTCAGTTTCTTATCCGCCACGAGTTTATAAAGAGGCTCAAAAAGGCCTACGAGAGGGAGGGAATAGCCTTCATTCAACTTTTAGTACCACCTTTCCGAAGTGCTTAG
- a CDS encoding zinc-binding dehydrogenase has protein sequence MKVVILENFGDEKNLKYVEDFPIPDIMEDEVLVRVKAVALNHLDIWVRMGALAVKPELPHILGSDVSGVVERVGSLVKNVKVGDEVIVAPGLSCGVCYECQSGRDNLCKDYDILGLRSKGGYAEFVKVPARNVLPKPKNLSFEESASYPLTFLTVWNALVRKGGLKPHSRVLIWAGSSGVGVAGIQIAKLFGAFVIATAGDERKAKMCKDLGADVVINHYEEDVVKKVRGLFKEGVDIVMDHVGEATFWRSVECLKKGGRLVFFGTTTGSKAEIDIRYVFVREIELLGVYMGPRADLFKITELFERGLLKPVVDKVFDLKDAQEAHRYLESSKHFGKVVLKVE, from the coding sequence ATGAAAGTGGTTATTTTAGAGAACTTTGGAGACGAAAAGAACCTAAAGTATGTAGAGGATTTTCCCATCCCGGATATAATGGAGGATGAAGTCCTTGTTAGGGTGAAGGCGGTTGCCCTTAATCACCTGGATATATGGGTCAGAATGGGTGCTTTGGCGGTCAAGCCAGAACTTCCTCACATCCTTGGTTCAGATGTTAGCGGTGTGGTAGAAAGGGTTGGTTCTTTGGTGAAGAATGTAAAGGTGGGAGATGAGGTAATAGTTGCTCCCGGTCTGTCCTGTGGTGTGTGTTATGAGTGTCAGTCTGGAAGGGACAACCTCTGTAAAGATTACGATATACTTGGGCTAAGAAGCAAAGGTGGTTATGCGGAGTTTGTAAAGGTGCCCGCAAGGAATGTTTTGCCAAAGCCAAAAAACTTGAGCTTCGAAGAGTCCGCCAGCTATCCCCTTACCTTTTTAACCGTCTGGAATGCCTTGGTTAGAAAGGGAGGGTTAAAGCCCCACAGTAGGGTTTTAATATGGGCTGGTTCCTCGGGTGTGGGCGTGGCAGGTATTCAAATAGCCAAGCTCTTTGGTGCTTTTGTGATAGCTACTGCAGGGGACGAAAGGAAGGCAAAGATGTGCAAAGACCTTGGGGCAGATGTAGTCATAAACCACTATGAGGAGGATGTGGTAAAGAAGGTTAGAGGACTGTTCAAAGAGGGAGTGGATATTGTTATGGACCATGTGGGGGAGGCGACCTTTTGGAGAAGCGTGGAATGTCTTAAAAAGGGTGGAAGGCTTGTTTTCTTTGGCACTACCACGGGTTCAAAGGCGGAGATAGATATAAGGTATGTTTTTGTTAGGGAAATTGAACTTTTGGGTGTTTATATGGGACCAAGGGCAGACCTCTTTAAGATCACCGAACTTTTTGAGAGGGGGCTTTTAAAGCCAGTGGTGGATAAGGTTTTTGACCTCAAGGATGCCCAAGAAGCCCACAGATATTTGGAAAGCTCTAAGCACTTCGGAAAGGTGGTACTAAAAGTTGAATGA
- a CDS encoding GGDEF domain-containing protein produces MFDTKNCPLYEKLSRGEPLSQSEKELLADIVREEIKFLLRNQILPTPKNYERWFYIFCNLVASGQKLEDSVLMEFYNSIYKEESDLVNIKIDLKHTAQVLSDIIAELQKSLKESYEQASIKEQRITELQKKEEAREDFVTSILLELLMLVRDLKHQNEIFLKKVEAQQKIINELKSKLETVEAEANLDPLTDLFNRRSLERALEEFFSLCKYSKMTFSLILIDLDDFKYVNDNYGHHVGDLVLAKVAKVLRTNMRAKDIVGRWGGDEFVAIMPNTDLENAKKIVERLKSQLEKMEILAEGRRFKVSISAGVVQCGENFQSWLDMIKEADRLMYEDKKKKAL; encoded by the coding sequence ATGTTTGATACAAAAAACTGTCCTCTTTACGAAAAGCTAAGTAGAGGAGAGCCCCTTAGCCAATCTGAGAAAGAACTCTTGGCGGATATAGTTAGGGAGGAAATAAAATTCTTGCTGAGAAATCAAATACTGCCCACACCCAAAAACTATGAAAGATGGTTTTATATATTTTGTAATCTTGTTGCAAGCGGGCAAAAGCTTGAAGACAGTGTTTTAATGGAGTTTTATAATAGTATTTATAAGGAAGAAAGCGACCTTGTAAACATTAAAATAGACCTCAAGCACACTGCTCAGGTTTTAAGCGATATAATTGCTGAGCTTCAAAAATCCTTAAAAGAGAGCTACGAGCAAGCGTCCATAAAAGAGCAAAGGATAACCGAGCTACAAAAAAAAGAAGAAGCTAGAGAGGATTTTGTAACGTCTATTCTTTTGGAGTTGTTAATGCTTGTAAGAGACTTAAAGCATCAGAACGAGATCTTTTTGAAAAAGGTGGAGGCTCAGCAGAAGATTATAAACGAGTTGAAGTCCAAGCTTGAAACGGTCGAGGCGGAGGCAAATCTTGATCCATTAACTGATCTGTTTAACAGACGTTCTTTGGAGAGAGCTCTTGAGGAGTTTTTTAGCTTGTGCAAGTACTCTAAGATGACTTTTAGTTTGATTCTTATAGACCTTGATGATTTTAAGTATGTGAACGATAACTATGGGCATCATGTGGGAGACCTTGTGTTAGCAAAGGTGGCAAAGGTTTTAAGAACGAACATGCGTGCAAAGGATATAGTGGGTCGTTGGGGTGGAGATGAGTTTGTGGCTATAATGCCAAACACGGATTTGGAAAATGCAAAAAAAATTGTTGAAAGGTTAAAGTCCCAACTAGAGAAAATGGAAATACTTGCAGAGGGTAGGAGGTTTAAAGTGTCTATAAGTGCGGGTGTTGTGCAATGTGGAGAAAACTTTCAAAGCTGGTTGGATATGATTAAAGAGGCAGACAGACTTATGTATGAGGATAAAAAGAAAAAAGCCCTATAA